In the genome of Segnochrobactrum spirostomi, the window TGATCGACTTCCAGTTCGAGGTGCTGACCACCTATCTGAACGACGGCCGGCGCCGCCCCCGCCGCTCGGCATTCCGCAGCGCCCACGCCTATCTCTCGGCGCCCTACGGCGTTTATCCCACCAAAGACGGCTGGCTGGCGATCGCCATGACGCCGATCCCGAAGCTCGCCGACCTTCTGAAGATCGACGGCCTCGCCCCCTATCGCGACGCGCCGGCGACCTGGTTCACCGCCCGCGACGAGATCAAGGCGATCATCGCCCAGACCCTCGCCCATGAGCCGACCGACCATTGGCTGGCGATTCTGGAGCCCGCCGACATCTGGTGCGCCAAGGTGCTCGATTGGGAGGAACTCCTCGACAACGAGGGCTTCCGGGCGCTCGACATGCTCCAGCTCGTGGAGCGCGAGGACGACGTCCACATCCTCACCACCCGCTCGCCGATCCGGGTCGACGGCGTGCGTCCAAAGTTCGACCGCGCCGCGCCGCGCGTCGGCGAGCACAGCGCGCAGATCCGGGCGGAGTTCGGACTGTGAGCGCGATCCGCCTGAAGGGCATGACCTGGAGCCACCCGCGCGGCTACGATCCGATGGTCGCCTGCTCGGCCTTGTGGCGCGAGCAGACCGGCATCGAAATCGCCTGGGACAAGCGCTCGCTCCAGGATTTCGAGTCGTTCCCCGTCGAGGAACTCGCCCGCGCCTACGATCTCATCGTGATCGATCATCCCCATGTCGGCCAGATCACGGCCGAGGGCTGCCTCGCGCCGCTCGACATCGAAGGTCGCGAGGCGGAGCGCGCGGCGCTCGCCGCCGGCAGCGTCGGCGCGTCCTATCCGAGCTATTTCTGGGCCGGCCGCCAATGGGCCTTTCCGATCGACGCCGCGACCCAGGTTCTTGCCTGGCGCCCCGACCTGATCGAGACCCCGCCGCACCTTTGGGACGACGTCATGGCCCTCGCGCGCGAGGGCCGCGTGCTGACGCCGCTCCGGGCGCCCCATGCGCTGATGTGCGTCTATACGCTCGCCGCCCATCTCGGCCGCCCCTGCGCCACGACGGGGCCGGGCGATCTCATCGATCCGGAGACCGGCGTCCGCGTCCTGCGCCTGCTCGCCGATCTCGCGGCGGTGAGCGATCCCGCTGCCTTCGCGATGGACCCGATCGCCGTGTTCGAACGGATGGCCGAGGCCGGCTCGACGACCGCGGTGAGCCCGCTGATCTACGGCTATGTGAGCTACGCCCGCGCCGGATTCCGGCCGCACCGGCTCGCCTTCTCCGACATGCCGATCGCCGGCGACGCGGGGCCGGTCGGCTCGGCGCTCGGCGGCACCGGCATCGCCGTCTCGGCCCGCTCCGCCCATGTCGAGGCGGCGATCGATTTCGCCTATTGGATCGCGAGCGGCGATGTGCAGCGCGGCCTCTATGCCGCGTCCGGCGGCCAGCCTGGCCATGCCGCCGCCTGGGAAGACGCCGCAATCAACGCCGCGACCGGCAACTTCTACGCCGCGACCCGCGCCACCCTCGAAGGCGCCTGGGTGCGGCCCCGCCACGACGGCTACATGCCCTTCCAGGACGCCGCCTCCCACCGCATCACCGACGGCCTCAAGGCCGGCGATGCGCCGGAGGCGATCGTCGCCGACCTCAACCGCCTGTTCCGGGAGAGCTTCTGATCGGGAAGGCAGTTCAAAAATAGGTCCCATCTTAAGAGCGAAACAGCCGGCGCAACGACCGGCCGAGCGGGAGGAGAACGGACATGACGAAGACGAAGAACAGCAGACGAGTGTTCGCGGGCGCGGCCCTGACGGCGGGCATCGCGGTTGCGGCGTTCGCCGGCGCCGCGCGCGCCGAAGACGTCTCGGCGACGATCGCCGGGCTGCCGACCGAGCTCAAAGCGCAATATGAGGGCGCGCCGCAGAAGATCGGGCCCTCGGCGTGGGACAAGTTCACCCCGCCAGCGAAGCCCTGGAAGTGGTGTCACTCGGAATCCTACCAGGGCAATCCCTGGCGCGTGGCGGTAACGAACGAACTGAAGCGCCTCGTCGAGGGGCTCAAGGCCCAGGGTCTGGTGTCGAGCTTCGAGATCGCCGATTCCAACAACGACACCAGCCAGCAGATCAACCAGATCCGCGCCTTCATCGACAAGAAGTGCACGATCATCACCTCGATCCCGGGCTCCGCCACCGCCCTCGACGACGCGGTGAAGGCGGCCTACGACGCCGGCATCCCGTTCGTCACCGCCGCCGGATCGGTCACCAGCCCCTACGCCATCAATGTCGATTCCAACTATTCCCGCTGGGGCTTCGATATGATGACGGCAATCGGCAAGGCCCTCGACGGCAAGGGCAACGTGCTGATGGTCGAGGGCATCGCCGGCCATCCGATCGTGGCGCAGGAGCGCCAGGGTGCCGACGCCGCGCTGAAGCAGAATCCGGGGCTCAAGATCGCCCGCACCGTGAACGGCAACTGGACCGCCAACGTCACGAAGACGGTGGTGCTCCAGGCGATCGCCACCAACCCGGCGCCGATCGGCGCGGTGTGGACGACCGGCAGCGAAAGCCGCGTCGTCGCCGAAGCCTTCGCCGAGGCGGGCCGGCCCGCCCCTATCATCACCGGCTCGATCACCGGCGATGCGCTCGGCTACTGGCATGAGCACCCGGACCGCTTCCGCTTCGAAGGCAACGCGGTGCTGCCGGGCTGGACCGCCGAGACCCTGTTCCGCGTCGGCGTCCGCACCCTCGAGGGGCAGCAGCCGAAGCTCAACACGCTGATGATCCCGATCCCGGCGGTGCACGGCGCGGATCTCGACACGTGGTACCAGCCCTGCATGACGCCGGCCTCGGTGTCGGTCTTCCCGGTGCCGCCGACCGATCCGATGCCGGAGACGCTGCTCGACGCCTATTTCGCCAAGCCCGCCCCGACGCCGGGCTGGAACTATGCGGACGTGCCGAAGGCCTGCGCCGGACAGTGAGCCGGTCACGACGGATGGCAAAGGGTCCCGACTTTTTTGCTTCTCCGTCCCGTTACGGTCCCCGGAGTTCGCTCCGGGGACGCTCGCCGGCCCGACGTCGGCCCTAAGCCCCGTCCGACAACACCGCCTCCGAGGGATGGAATGCTCGCGATCGAAGGCCTCTCGAAGCGCTACGGCGAGACGATCGCGCTCTCGGGCGCCTCGATCGATTTCGGCGCCGGGCTCGTCCACTCGATCCTCGGCGAGAACGGCTCGGGCAAGAGCACTCTCGTGAAGCTCCTCTCCGGCATCGTGCTGCCGGATGCCGGCGCGATCCTGTTCGAGGGCCATGCCTTCTCGGGCCGGCGCCCGGCCGATTTTCAGGCCGCCGGCTTCATGACGGTGTTCCAGGAGGTGCTGATCGCCCCGGACCGCACCGTGATCGACAACGTGCTGATGGGCTATGACGGCCTCTTCCGTCGCCGCATCGCGCGGGCCGCGCGGCGCACGGCGGTGGCCCAAGCCCTTGCGCGCTTCGCCCGCACCGCGGTGCCGCTCGACGCCCTCGCCGGTGATCTTCCGCTCGCGGCGCAGCAACTCGTGGTGCTCGCCCGCGCCGTCGTGCGCCGTCCCAAGGTGCTAGTCCTCGACGAGGTGACCGCCGCGCTCGACTTCGCCGACCGCGAGGCGGTGTTCGCGCTGATGCGTGACCTCGCCGACGCCGGCACGCTCATCCTGTTCATCACCCACCGCATGGACGAGGTCACGCTGCTCTCCGACCGCATCTCCATCCTGCGCGGCGGCAAGGTGGTGGCGACCCGCCCGGCCGCCGGCGCCGATCCCGACGATCTCTTGCGGCTGATGGCGCCCGAAACCGCCGCGGAGCTCGCGCACCATGGCTGACATCCTTTCCTTGAGAGCCCGCGGACTCGCCTTGCGAGCCGGTGCCGCGCCGTTCGACGAAGTCGTCGGGGCCGGCGAGATCGTCGGGCTCGCGGGCCTCGACGGCCACGGCCAGCAGACCTTTCTCAAGATGCTCGCGGGCCTGACGGCCCCCGCCGCCGGCGACATCCTCGTCGAGCGCGACGGGACGGAGGAGCGCATCGGCTCGTTCCGACGGGCGGTCGCCCGCGGCGTCGCCTATCTGCCGCGCGACCGGCGTGCCACCGGCATCTTCCCGACGCTCTCGGTGCTCGACAATTTCGCCATCGCCACGGTCGGGCGCGATGCGCCCGCCGGCCTCATCAGCGCCGGCCGCCGTCGCTCGCGCTACGAGCATTATCGCGAGCGGCTGTCGATCGTGGCGCCCCGGCCCGACGCGCCGATCACCACCCTCTCCGGCGGCAACCAGCAGAAGGTGCTGCTCGCCCGCTGGCTCGCCGCCGAGCCGAAGCTGCTCCTCCTCGACGACCCGACCCGCGGCGTCGACGTCGCGACCCGGCGCGTCCTCTACGGCGTCTTCCGCGACCTCGCCAAGGAGGGCATGGGGCTCGTGGTCCTCTCGAGCGAGATCGAGGAGATCCTGCTCCTCTGCGACCGGGTTCTCGTCTTCCGCGAGCATGCGCTCGCCGCCCGGCTGTCCGGTGCCGAGATGACGACCGAAACCGTGATCGCCGCCATGTTCGGACGGGCCGCATGAGCTACATCGTCCCCGCGCCGCAGCCCTCCCGCCTCGCCGGCCTCTGGCGCCGCACCGGCTTCGCGGCGGTGCTGTTCGTCGTCCTCCTCGCCGTCAACGTCTGGCTCAATCCGGCCCGGTTCGCGCCGGCGGCCTGGGGCACGCTGATCGGCCTCGCGGCCCCGCTCGTGGGCGCGGCGCTCGCGTCTGCTCCGGTCATCCTCGCCGGCCGCGGCGGCATCGACGTCTCGGTCGGACCCACGATGGGTTTCGTCAACGCGGTGCTGATCTCCGTCCTCTTCCTCGGTGCCGGCATCTCCTCGCCGCTCGTGCTGGTGCCGGCGGCGCTCCTCATCGGCGTGGCGGTCGGTGCGTGGAACGGGTGGCTCGCGACGATCGTGCGGGTACAGCCGATCGTGGCGACGCTCGGGACCTATCTCGTCCTCGCCGGCGTGACGCTGACGATCCTGCCCGCACCCGTGGGTCCCGCCCCCGACTGGCTGAAGGCCCTCGCGGGGCCGGCCTCGATCGTGCCGCTCGCGGCGGTCTTCGCGATCTGGTGGGGGCTCAAGCAAACCCCGTTCTACGATCACCTGATGGCGGTCGGCAGCGACGACCGCGCCGCCTATACGGCCGGCGTTCCGGTGACCCTCGTCCGCTTCCTCGCCTATGGCTTGACCGGCCTCTTTGCCGGGATCGCCGGGATCATGCTGACCGCGCTGATCGGCTCCGCCGACCCCAATATCGGCCCGACCTACACCCTGATCGCCATCTCCGCCGTGGCGCTCGGCGGCGTCAGCCTCGCCGGCGGCCGAGGCGGGCTGGTCGGGGCCGCGATCGGGGCGCTCGACATCTTCCTTCTGCAGAGCGCCCTCACCTTCTTCAACGTCTCGACCTTCGTCCTGCAGATCGCCTATGGCGCGATCCTCGTCGCCGCCGTGGTGCTCACCGCCGTGCAGGACCGGCTGTCCCGGAGGGCGACCGATGACGCGTGACCCCGTCCGCCGCGGCCTCCGCTTGCCGAGCGGCACGCCCGCCCGCGTTGCCGGCGCCTTCATCATCGCGGCCCTCCTGCACCTCGCCGGCATGGCGATGATCGAAGGCTACAGCGCCGCCTTCGCGGTGCGGGCGATGCTCGTCATCGCCTCGCTCCTCGCCGTCGCCTCGATCGGCCAGACCCTCGTCGTCATCATCGGCGGCATCGATCTGTCGATCCCGTTCGTGATCGGCTTCGCCAACGTCGTCGCCGCGCAGCTCTACGGCGAAGGCTACCCGTTCGTCTTCGTCGCCCTTCTCGTCGGCGTGCTCGCGCTCGCGATCGGCGCCCTCAACGGGGCGCTGTCGGCGGGGCTCAAGATCCATCCGCTGATCGTCACCCTCGGCGTCGGGACGGTGGTGCAAGGCGCGGTGCTTCTTTGGACGGGGGGCTTTCCGTCCGGGTCGGCGCCGGACGCCGTGTCGTCTTTCGTCTCGATCGGGGGATCGGCCGGCCCGTTGCCGGTGCCGTGGTTGGTGCCGAGCTTCATCGTCCTCGCGGCCCTCGTCATTCTCGCCCTCGCCCGCACACCGTTCGGCCGCCGGCTCTATGCGCTCGGCTCCAACCCCGGCGCGGCGCCGCTCGCCTTGATCCGGCCGGTCGCGATGTGGACGGCGACCTTCGCGCTCTCCGCCCTGTTCGCGGCGCTCGCCGGGGTCCTCCTGCTCGGCTTCACCGGCTCGGCCTACGGGGCGGTCGGCGAGCCCTACCTGTTCCAGACCATCGCGGCGGTCGTCATCGGCGGCACCGCGCTCGTCGGCGGGCGCGGTTCCTATCTCGGCACCGTCGCCGGCGCCCTCGTGCTGACGGAGCTCAACACGCTCCTCATCGGCCTCGGCCTCCAGCCGGCGACCGTCCAGGCGGCGCTCGGCCTCGTCATCATCGCCCTCGTCTCGCTCTATGGCCGCGAAGGCCACGTGCGCACGACGATCTGAGATCCCTTCGAACATCCAGGCTCATCATGTCCGAACGTCCGCGCTTCTATGAGGATTACGAGGTCGGCGAGGTCCGCAAGACCCACGGCCGCACCATCACCGAGACCGACTTCGTGGTCCATGCGGGCCATACCGGGGATTTCTTCCCGCACCACCTCGATGCCGAGTTCATGAAATCCTCGCCGTTCGGCCAGCGCATCGCCCACGGCACGATGACCTTCGCGATCGGCATCGGGCTCACCGCGAGCGAGATCAACCCCCACGCCTTCACCTACGGCTACGAGCGGCTGCGCTTTCCGAAGCCCGTCTTCATCGGCGACACCATCCACACCGTGCTCACCGTCTCCGCCAAGGAGGACGATCCGAAGCGCGCCGATTACGGCCGCATCGTCGAGAGCTGCAAGGTCGTCAACCAGCGCGGCGAGACGGTGCTCGCCTGCGATCACATCCTGCTCGCCGAGAAGCGCAAGGGATAAGCCCGCTCATCCCACGTTCGGGATTTGACCCTCGCCCGCCCGGGCGCCAGGGTGCGAGGCCGAGAACCGGGGAGAGACGAGATGGCGAACGATGCGGCGGGCCCGATCCGGGTCGGGATCGGCGGCTGGACCTTCGAGCCGTGGCGGGACGGCACGTTCTACCCGCCCGGCCTCGCCCAGAAGCGCGAGCTCGAATATGCGAGCCGCAAGCTCACCGCGATCGAGATCAACGGCACCTATTACGGCTCGCAGAAGCCCGAGAGCTTCGCCCGCTGGCGGGAGGAGACGCCCGACGGCTTCGTGTTCTCCCTCAAGGGCTCGCGCTTCACCACGAACCGCCGCGTGCTCGCGGAAGCCGGGCCGTCGATCGAGAAGTTCGTCACGAGCGGCATCGCCGAGCTGAAAGAAAAGCTCGGGCCGATCAATTGGCAGTTCATGCCGACCAAGAAGTTCGACGCCGACGATTTCGCCGCCTTCCTCGGCCTGCTGCCGCACGCGGTGGACGGCCTCGCGCTTCGCCATGTCGTCGAGGTGCGCCACGAGAGCTTTCGCACGGCGGATTTCGTCGCGCTTGCCCGGGAGCATGGGGTCGGGATCGTCTACACCGACAAGGACGCCTTCCCCGAGATCGCCGACATCACCGCGCCCTTCGTCTATGCCCGCCTGCAGACGGCGTCCGAAGACGAGGAGAACGGCTATCCCGCCGCCGTTCTCGACCGCTGGGCGGAGCGGGCACGCGCCTGGGCCGCAGGCGGCGCGCCCGACGACCTGCCGCTCATCGCGGCCCCCGCTCCGGCGAAGGCCGACGGTCGCGAGGTCTTCGTCTTCATGATCAACGGCTTCAAGCCGAAGGCGCCGCGGGCCGCGATGGCGCTGATCGAGCGGGTCGGCGGGCTCTGAACCGGCGCCTCAGCTCGCGAGTTCCTGCGGCGGCACCGGACCCGGCCGGCCGGTCAGGTATCCTTGCACCGCCGGGCAGCCGAGAGCGACGA includes:
- a CDS encoding MaoC/PaaZ C-terminal domain-containing protein, whose translation is MSERPRFYEDYEVGEVRKTHGRTITETDFVVHAGHTGDFFPHHLDAEFMKSSPFGQRIAHGTMTFAIGIGLTASEINPHAFTYGYERLRFPKPVFIGDTIHTVLTVSAKEDDPKRADYGRIVESCKVVNQRGETVLACDHILLAEKRKG
- a CDS encoding ATP-binding cassette domain-containing protein is translated as MADILSLRARGLALRAGAAPFDEVVGAGEIVGLAGLDGHGQQTFLKMLAGLTAPAAGDILVERDGTEERIGSFRRAVARGVAYLPRDRRATGIFPTLSVLDNFAIATVGRDAPAGLISAGRRRSRYEHYRERLSIVAPRPDAPITTLSGGNQQKVLLARWLAAEPKLLLLDDPTRGVDVATRRVLYGVFRDLAKEGMGLVVLSSEIEEILLLCDRVLVFREHALAARLSGAEMTTETVIAAMFGRAA
- a CDS encoding ABC transporter permease, which translates into the protein MSYIVPAPQPSRLAGLWRRTGFAAVLFVVLLAVNVWLNPARFAPAAWGTLIGLAAPLVGAALASAPVILAGRGGIDVSVGPTMGFVNAVLISVLFLGAGISSPLVLVPAALLIGVAVGAWNGWLATIVRVQPIVATLGTYLVLAGVTLTILPAPVGPAPDWLKALAGPASIVPLAAVFAIWWGLKQTPFYDHLMAVGSDDRAAYTAGVPVTLVRFLAYGLTGLFAGIAGIMLTALIGSADPNIGPTYTLIAISAVALGGVSLAGGRGGLVGAAIGALDIFLLQSALTFFNVSTFVLQIAYGAILVAAVVLTAVQDRLSRRATDDA
- a CDS encoding ATP-binding cassette domain-containing protein, translated to MLAIEGLSKRYGETIALSGASIDFGAGLVHSILGENGSGKSTLVKLLSGIVLPDAGAILFEGHAFSGRRPADFQAAGFMTVFQEVLIAPDRTVIDNVLMGYDGLFRRRIARAARRTAVAQALARFARTAVPLDALAGDLPLAAQQLVVLARAVVRRPKVLVLDEVTAALDFADREAVFALMRDLADAGTLILFITHRMDEVTLLSDRISILRGGKVVATRPAAGADPDDLLRLMAPETAAELAHHG
- a CDS encoding extracellular solute-binding protein codes for the protein MSAIRLKGMTWSHPRGYDPMVACSALWREQTGIEIAWDKRSLQDFESFPVEELARAYDLIVIDHPHVGQITAEGCLAPLDIEGREAERAALAAGSVGASYPSYFWAGRQWAFPIDAATQVLAWRPDLIETPPHLWDDVMALAREGRVLTPLRAPHALMCVYTLAAHLGRPCATTGPGDLIDPETGVRVLRLLADLAAVSDPAAFAMDPIAVFERMAEAGSTTAVSPLIYGYVSYARAGFRPHRLAFSDMPIAGDAGPVGSALGGTGIAVSARSAHVEAAIDFAYWIASGDVQRGLYAASGGQPGHAAAWEDAAINAATGNFYAATRATLEGAWVRPRHDGYMPFQDAASHRITDGLKAGDAPEAIVADLNRLFRESF
- a CDS encoding ABC transporter permease, producing MTRDPVRRGLRLPSGTPARVAGAFIIAALLHLAGMAMIEGYSAAFAVRAMLVIASLLAVASIGQTLVVIIGGIDLSIPFVIGFANVVAAQLYGEGYPFVFVALLVGVLALAIGALNGALSAGLKIHPLIVTLGVGTVVQGAVLLWTGGFPSGSAPDAVSSFVSIGGSAGPLPVPWLVPSFIVLAALVILALARTPFGRRLYALGSNPGAAPLALIRPVAMWTATFALSALFAALAGVLLLGFTGSAYGAVGEPYLFQTIAAVVIGGTALVGGRGSYLGTVAGALVLTELNTLLIGLGLQPATVQAALGLVIIALVSLYGREGHVRTTI
- a CDS encoding DUF72 domain-containing protein, which gives rise to MANDAAGPIRVGIGGWTFEPWRDGTFYPPGLAQKRELEYASRKLTAIEINGTYYGSQKPESFARWREETPDGFVFSLKGSRFTTNRRVLAEAGPSIEKFVTSGIAELKEKLGPINWQFMPTKKFDADDFAAFLGLLPHAVDGLALRHVVEVRHESFRTADFVALAREHGVGIVYTDKDAFPEIADITAPFVYARLQTASEDEENGYPAAVLDRWAERARAWAAGGAPDDLPLIAAPAPAKADGREVFVFMINGFKPKAPRAAMALIERVGGL
- a CDS encoding ABC transporter substrate-binding protein, with amino-acid sequence MTKTKNSRRVFAGAALTAGIAVAAFAGAARAEDVSATIAGLPTELKAQYEGAPQKIGPSAWDKFTPPAKPWKWCHSESYQGNPWRVAVTNELKRLVEGLKAQGLVSSFEIADSNNDTSQQINQIRAFIDKKCTIITSIPGSATALDDAVKAAYDAGIPFVTAAGSVTSPYAINVDSNYSRWGFDMMTAIGKALDGKGNVLMVEGIAGHPIVAQERQGADAALKQNPGLKIARTVNGNWTANVTKTVVLQAIATNPAPIGAVWTTGSESRVVAEAFAEAGRPAPIITGSITGDALGYWHEHPDRFRFEGNAVLPGWTAETLFRVGVRTLEGQQPKLNTLMIPIPAVHGADLDTWYQPCMTPASVSVFPVPPTDPMPETLLDAYFAKPAPTPGWNYADVPKACAGQ